A stretch of DNA from Sander lucioperca isolate FBNREF2018 chromosome 8, SLUC_FBN_1.2, whole genome shotgun sequence:
CTGGCATGATTTATGGTTTCTCCCACAGTTCTGAAAACTCAATTTTATCTACTCCAACACTTCACAGTTAAGGTGTAAAGACGTATTATACCTCCTCTATTGGTGGAATGCAGTACTCGCATTCACAAGGCTCAGAGGATATCTCGTCACTCCACTCGTCCTCGTCTGAATCCGTTCTTTCGGAGGCCTTGTTTTCCTCAGTCCTTCCCTCATTTTTTGTAAGTTGTGTGACAACACTGTGAATAACACCTAAAGTAGGTTTTATTTCTCTTGCCTTTTCACCTAATCCACAGTCCCCTTCAGATTCcgaagtttgtttgttggttgTTTTTTCCACAACGGAGCAGTTGGCAAAATTCTCACTAAGTTCAATAACTTCAGTAATTTCAAATCGGACTGCTTTCAGGGATAAAAGAGCATCTTCTCTTTCATTCCTTGAAGCATCCCCGTTAATCATCTGATCGTATGATCTTCCTTCCATAATAAATCCATTCAGGGCTTGTTTAACAGACGACTGAATGCTTTTTATCTGATATACATAGTATTCCTCAACACCTGGCTCACACATCTCTTCATTTTCCTCGTGATCTACAAGTGACCAATATGGCTCCATTTCTGAACATGCCATAAATACTTTGTCTTCAGGCTCAGTAACAATGACAGTTGTCTGTAAATGTCCAAAGGCAGAGGCATTGTCACAAAGCGATTCATATTTCTCAGCAACAAAGATTTCATCTTCATAAGCATCACCTTCAACAGAGATGTCATCTGCACATGGCGCACTCATACTCTCCTTATTACCAGAGGACAGGTAGACCTCAGCTTCTTCTTCATTGTAGATTTCAGGAACACGGCCGTCAAGTGCAGTGTCCTCATCTTCCTCAAAATTCTCTGCATAAAGGGCATAGACTTCTGATTCCTCATCTTCAACGTCATCCCCTGATAAACTTGATCCGGATTCTTTAATCCAGTCTTCGGCTTGTTCCTCTGACTCACAAGACCCAGTAGAGGCATCACCTCTCTGACTTGCATCTTCCTCATAAGTATCTTCACATGCCTCTTCAGGAGCATCCAAACATGTATCAGTTTCCCGGACatcaattgtttttgtgatttctttaaatttgtatacatttttggCACGTTTCTGTGCCTCAGCTTGGACTTCCTCAAGATGCAGGCGGTCATGGATATCTCCCCCGTCGAAGCAGGAGATGTAACGTTGCTTTTGTGCAAACGTGTTTCCGCAATAGTCAGCTCTGTCAAATAGATCAAAGTAATCCTCAATAACACCATCAACAGTAGGTGTTATCTTTTGATCCTCATTACTGCCGTTAATATTGCTTTGCTCCATTTCGTCATCTTCTTCAAAAGATTCCCAGTGCGTATGCTCATCACTTGAATATTCTTGAGCGGTTTTTTGGGATTCCCCAGATGAATCAGAGCAGAGGTCTGAAGGAATGCTGCCATCAGGACAAGTCTTAAAGGATTTGGTTTCAATAGAAGAGCAATCAGAGGAACAGTCTTCTTCAATTCCAAACTCTGAGGTCTTATCAAAACACTGCTTCGAAGTAGCACATTGTTGATCGTACTCTTGGCTCGTTTCAGAGTAATCCGTTTCACACATTTCACAGTGATCCGTGGACATGTTCAATGCAGTGTCATGTGGAGAGTTTTCCTCAGTGACCTGATGTGTCTCACAGCATTCACTTGCAAAGTGAACATCTTCACGGTCATCGAAATAAACATGAACAGGTGTGTCGAAATGTGAGGAATTGACATCCTCTGATAACGTGCAGGACTCTTCGTCAACAGGCTCGGCTTCAGTTTGCTCATCTtcttgttcaggttgacagctcttttcatcatcgtcatcatcatcggTGCATTCATCATACTCAAAAAGTTCCGTGCCACAGTCCAGTATGTCCACTGAGTCAGAGACATTAGGTATGAAACCAGTCATTTCACATTGCTTAGAATCCTCCGTTGATGTGTCTGGTTCAAAGCACTCACACTGCTGATCAGAAGGCACGTAATGTTGCAGAAAGTCGAGGTGGTCTGTGCATTCAGGTATGAAATCAGACATTTCACACTGCCCAAAATCATCACGGTTCACTGCCAATGTATCTGGCTCAAAGTCAGAAGACTCAAACTGTTGATCAGAGGGCTTGCATTGCTGAAATAATTGGAGGTGTTCTGCACAGTGTTCACAGCAAGGGCTACATTCGGAAGCTAAGCTATGATTAGCACAGTGCTCAGAGGACTCGCAAGGTTTAAAACACTCACAGTGTTGAGCACATTCGTCAAATAGTTGGCTTAACCCCGAAGTCTCACACTCATCAGCAATCTGGTCGGATTCAAAAAATCTGTCGCTTTCTGAGCATTGCTCAAAGCTCTCAGAGTGTCCATTGCAATATGTGCAGGGTTCCATCTCCTCTCTGTTCATGTTGCAGTGTTCCACACAAAGGATAGAAGGGTCCATTTCTTTGCCGACAACAGTCTGCTCAGTATATTCCACAAGGACCTGTATGCCAAGTTCAGCACTTCCCTTTGAAGGGCTGGTTAAATCGGCCGCTTCTGTTAATTTGGGAACCTGGCATTGTTTAGCAAGCATGGCCTCAGTAGACAGCTGCCCTTCCCCGGAGACTTTACCTTGCTCAGAGTTTTCCAAATACATCAGGAAATGATTTCTTAGTCTGGATTTAGTTTGTTCAAAGTTTTTACTCCATGCTTTGGTTCCGGATCAGGCAGAGTCCAAGTCCAAATGACTGGCAGGTAACTTGAGGGTCCATTGAGAGTGGATAGTCACATGActggtgaggggggggggggggcactgcGAGCACAGCCCCCAGAGAGAGTAACAGCAACAGGAGCAGCATGCACGTTGATATGACAGTTTGTCACAACCAAAACTGAGCCTAGCACTTGACTCGACCCACCCCTTTGCCAGACACCAAGCAATTTATTTTAGGGACTTGGAAAGACGTGACAAATAACTTCTGGAATATCAAATCTCTATAAAAGGCTGAACTAAGGCATAAATCTGAAACAGACACCTGAGAACGTCTTGACCACTTCAGACCATAACAGCCAAAACCATGCTGTTTTCCAAGAATATATTTTCCACAGGAAGTACTGTCAATTGCCCAAAAATGTTAGGTAACGTGATAGCGGTCAATCATTGATGGACTATCAGGCACTGTTTtagcatactgtatgtaaagaTCCTAATCATTCACATGTTTCCTATTCAAAACAAGCTTTACACAGGAATTCTCTATTTATTAATACAGTATTTAATAATTAATTGATAATTATTAGTTTCTAAAATTAAACCCTTATGAATCCAGGAAAGACCATATGCCCTCATTCACTTCTGATGATTAGTGGAATGTGCCTTGCCCGTGGCACATCTACAGTAGCTGTTTTTTGCTGATTTTTGGAACGCCATGATCTTCAGGTCACACGTCTCTGTAATATTTACACCATGTCCGCCCGTCTGACCATGACGCCCAGTCATCTTGATAGATGTCTTAACATGGAGTATTTTCAACACTGCTGTACTACTTCCCAGCAGGAGAGGTGCTCTTGTAAACATGAACAGCTTTGAGCCACTAAAACATGTTTCACGCTTCACACGGCTGTCAATCATGCTGAACACATGCTGCTCAAAGACGataagggggagagagagttgATATCACAAGAGAGTGAGAAAGGGATGTTAAGAGGTGAACTTACTTTTGACAGAGTCCCATTTTCTTCTACCAAGAGGGGGGAATTGTTTTTTAGTGGAAGTGGCTCTGATTCTTTGCGACACAGACAGCAGAAGAGACTGTCGAGAAGGCCTCTGCGGCGAGGCTTCTTGGAGGTGGAAACTTCATTGGCACCTGGaacagagtgagacagagaggaaacatAAGGCATGATGCTATTACGGTATCAACATGACAGAGAAGCATAGATCCCACTTATTCTTCCCCGGTACTGACTTCCGTACTTGAATAACTGTGCGTAAATAGGCTGATATCAACCCATAAACCTCACTAAGTGGAACTGATTAGGATTATTCTTCAGTGTGTAACATTAATGACAGAAGTGGAACCAGTCAAACTACTCATTAGCACGCTCTTTGGATTTAATTCATGTTTACTGTATTGTTCtttatgttttattgtgttgctACAGTTTTATTTCTTCAAATAGTATCTATTGTGTTTAGACCCTGGTCACACTTGGTTTAAAATGCATCTTGGCCGAGGGGAAGTGGACAGCGCTAACACAAGTTTGAACGACTACCAAGACGCATTGTGATCCGATCACTCAAACCACTTGCCGAGGTGGTCTGGGACGCATTTGACCACATATCTTTTGTAGTGTAAACGCTAATGCGACATCATCAATGCAGGACAGCGTGGTGGTTTTGGTGACAGCACGCCAATGCTCTATAACTTGCGAGTTGCGAAGTGAAGTGTTGCATGACCAGTCATCATTTTGCAGTAATGAAATCTAAACGCACGCATCTTCCGATCACCGAAACGCATTTTAAAACCAAGTGTAAACAGGGTCTCAGTCACATCTGGCCAGGGCTCAGGAACCATTTTATGATGTTAGTATTAGAAGCAATGCTGATCCAGAATATCTGATCTGTGCTTCCCTCAGGCTGGTCTGTCAGCAGGACCCCGACTGTGCTCTGTCATTCTGTGCATTGCTTGACTATGGTTATTTTAGCTGTGCAGCAAAAGGTTAAAATACATTGCATAACCCATGTACATATAGGTATACATTTCAGCCCCAAAATAGTCAGTTGAAAACATCCTGGATCAATTTCATTTCCAgtgtatgttttgttgtttcagTACCAAGAAGttgcttaaataaataacataatgactTGAATTAGGGATTGGAAATATGGCAAAAACATCATGTCCCGATTTTTCTCAGGCAGGATCACGATCCACGATCTTATCAAGATTCTTTTTCATGAACATTTTCCAAGTTACTGAACAGTACTTCCAAACTAATTccccatttaaaaataaaaaataaaataaatccctaCAAGGTAACAAACCACCACCCCAAATTCTGTTCTCAAAGTAACACTTCAAATATTCTATAAATGCTTAACcgttacttttcaaaatccaCATGATTAGATCCAGCACTCATTTACTGTTAGAACCGTTATTTCCTTATTCCAAAACAGGGGTGAGCAAATGCCAGGAGTTTAGttatcattaaaacaaaattaagACTGGTGTTGTTACCTGCGTGCCAAATTAATCAGAGCACACAAGGCCAAATTACCATATGACCAGCTACTGGCCaacaatgtagcatttaaaaggctatttttttttttaaacggagTCCGGTGAACACCAGCACAGTGCTCACTCAACAGGTCTTATGACTTCATTTCCATTTGATCTACCTTAACATCACACAAGTGGTACCAAACATCAACTGGGGTCAAAGTGATGAGAGAGTTTCCAAAAGAACTGAAAAATTAGCTGAGCGGTGATGAGCAGTCAGAGCTGTCAGCTAAGTCATTAGGATGCGGCTCACACAGGATTAAATCTGTTGCCTCAGTAGAGAGTATCAAGGACCTGAGTAATGATTGCAGAGGAGCACAGATGGGCAATGGTCTTGTTTAGCAGACAGTGGAGTCTGTGCACAAATGTTGTTATACTGACTGCAAAACACTTTCTCTAATGTGGGAATATtgaaaacagaaacacattaTTAAAAAAGAAGCATTGATTTTAAATTGTTTCAATTTCACTCAATTTAGCAGGTTCTTCGCTTTCTACTGATTGACACAAAACtgatatatttttacttaagaaGTCTGTTCACTGCAGCACCATTATTCATAACAATGCTGCCTATTTTCATCACTGCATTATGATATAATGATTCTAACAATCTGATAATAATTAAGGAAAGAGCTGGAcaatttaaatacaaaacacaaacccagaaatataaaaccaaaaaacctgaaaatacagagtaaaaaacatgaaatatggACAAAATGACTCGAGTGATTAAATTCAACGACTATCTTAACACAGcacacaaaagaaaatgccacagcTAATTCTAAATTTCCAGTTTTTCTCAATCGATTGGGAACATTTACTGAAACTTACAATTGTCAAAACTCGAAGTACAATCCTCACGCCATGTAGTACATTCAGCATATCACTCTATGTGACCTGCAAAAGGTGATTACTCAATCAAAATAATTAACTTGTTTCAAATGTATATAAATCCATCAATGAAGAAATCATTGCCATCAAAACAAAAGGTTCCTTTAGCATTGCTTAGAACTAAACAGTCACAATGCAAAGACATCTTGTCAAATGACAGTGTACTCTAAAAGTGTGAAAGTTACCTTCTAGTAATACTGTCCAGTTGCTAACATTGTATATTTAGGCAGCTGAGTAGTATTGATGTCAGCCATGGCACACACAAACTTTACTTGCTCAATGTATGCACACACCAGCCAAACACAAAGGAAGCTTGTACAGAAAATAGATATACAACAGCAAAATTATCAGGAACTGTTGTACAATATGcgcaagaaaaaagaaaatatgtggCAAATGTATCAACCTCAAGGGTCATTtaatctctcctctctgtctggccaCAACATTTTATCCACATCACACCTGATATCCTCCCTTGCAGTGCAAGGAGGGAAAAACATTTGGCATGACGCattcacccccccaccccctatTATCTGCTGTGATATCCTCACCTGTCACCCGTTTGTGTTTGGTTGCTCTAAATTGTGAGAAAACGGTATTGTTCCCCACCTAGCTTAAGTCTATTCATctgaaaacttttacaacaataccACACAACTATTATGTAtctaattaatatatatatatatatacatatatatacatacatacacacacatatatatatatacacatatatatatatacacatatacatatatatatatatatatatatatatatatatatatatatatatatatatacacatatacatatatatacacatatacatatatatatacacatatatatatatatatatatatatatatatacatatatacatacatatatatatatatatatatacatatatacatacatatatatatatacatacatatatatatatatatatatatatatatatacacacatatatatatatacacatatatatatatacacatatatatatacacatatatatatatacatatatatatatatacatacatatatacatacacatatatatatatatatatatatacatatatacatacatatatacatacacatatatacatacatatatatatatatacatatacatacatatatatatatacatatacatacatatatatatatatacacatatatacatatatatatatatatacatacatacacatatatatatatatatatatatacatatatatatatatatatatacatacatatatatatatatatatatatatacatacatatatatatacacacatatatatatatatatatatatatatatatatatatatatatatatatatatatatatatacatacatacatacatacatacatatatatatatatatatacatatatatatatatacatatatacatatatacatatacatacatacatacatacatacatatatatatatatatatatatatatacatatatacatacatacatatatacatacatacatacatacatatatatatatatatatatatatacatatatacatacatacatatatatatatacatatatacatacatacatacatatatatatacatacatatacatatatatacatacatatatacatacatatacatacacatatacatacacatatatatatatatatatatatatatatatatatatatatatatatatatatatatattttaattagaTACATAATAGTTGTGTggtattgttgtaaaagttttcagATGAATAGACTTAAGCTAGGTGGggatacacatatatatatacatatatatacatgtgtacatgtgtatatatatatacatacatacatacatgtacacacacatatatatatatacacacacatatacacacacacacatatatacacacacattatatatatatatatatatatacacatatatatacacatacatatatatacatacatatatatacatacatacatatatatacatatatatatatatatatatatatatatatatatatatatatatacacacatatatacacatatatatatacatatatacacacacacatatatatatacacacacatatatatacacatacatatatatatatatatacacacacacatatatatatacacacacatatatatacacatacatatatatatacacacacatacatatatatatacacacacatatatacacatacatatatatatacacacacatacatatatatacacacacatacatatatatacacacatatatatatatatatatacacacacacatatatatatatatatatatatatatatatatatatatatatatatatatataatatatatatatatacacacacaatatatatatatatatatacacatatatatatatatatatatatatacacatatatatatatatatatatatacacatatatatatatatatatacacatatatatatatatatatatatatatacacatatatatatatatatatacacacacatatatatatatatatatacacacatatatatatatatatacacatatatacacacatatatatatatatatatatatacacatatatatatacacacacatatatatatacacacatatacacatatacacatatacacatatatatatatatatatatatatatatatatatatatatatatatatatatatataatatatatatatatatatatacatatatatacatatatacatatatatatacacatatatatatacacatatatatataatatatacacacacatatataatatatacacacacacatatatatatatatatatatatatatatatatatatatatatatagtatatatatatatatatatatatcgttatatagatatatataatatatatatatatatatatatatatatatatatatatatatatatacacacacacacacacacacacacacacacagatagatagatctgACAGGTTATTGTGATTGTTGGTTGCTGTGTTTTGCATGTAGGGATTTAAACAATGAACATGTGTATAATagcatttcagaataatatgaTTCAATAGCAAATGAGAGCAAACTATTTTGACCTGCAAGGCTTACTCAATGCATTTTGTGCCAGAGCAACTATAAATGAcgacagtcatgtgaacaactgACCAAATGTTCATATAAATGGTCACATAGTTTGACGAAGTTTAATAATCATTCGATGGTTGTGCCAAAGCGATGAACCACTGTATTCGGCCGAGCTTTGTCCCTGAACAAGTCTGACCTACTTTAAAGTGTTCACTATGTCGCTGGCTTGTTGACTACTTCATTCAACCGGGGCTGAAAGTGGACAAAGCCACTGGAGAGCTGTCGTTATGCCGTGGGCATGCTTGTTGGGACATAGCTCTCTTGGTCCCAGGATGAAAGGTTTGTGTGCAAACATGTGAGGGGACTGGGCAGGTGAAGCTTGTCATGTTAGAAAACATCACGCTGCTCAGTGCATTACCGCTACTGATATTACACATCAGAGTGCTTAAAATAGCCTGCCAGAGCAGCTGCTGACAGCGGTTAACgacgatattttatttttatctatctatctatctatctatatagatatagatagatagatccgCTTACTACCACCAGGCCATAAACAGTCACAAACAAAACCTTGTGTCACCTACAATCCACAGCAGGAAATTACTATTCTGTGTGTTTATACTGCACAGAAATGCTTCATAATGATGACTACATTATAAAGCTGACACTGTAAACTCTGCAGTATTATGTAATTCCCAAATCTTTCTATTGATCATGTCTACATTGCAAATGTCAACTGAAGGCTGAATAGAGTTAAGGTCCAAAATTAGAGAAGTCACAAAGTACAAACCACAAGCCATTTAAACTGGTTTCATTTCAATCCCCTTTGGTTTCTAGCGTGCCGTTTAGGATAGATAATGCTCTGATAGATATGATATATAATGTACTGTGAGGATGATCTGTAAAACAATAGAATTAACAGGAACATTCCTATTTAACCATGTGATATCCAGACAAGTCATTTGCATGAGAACCATGCAAGAAATTGCAAATAAAGGGGAGCTCAATGGGAAATATGTTCAAGTGGTCAAATAAATGCCAAGTTCAGGTGGAAGTTCAAATTGTGtagcctttttattttatttattttttttttttaaattgaccaGGTTAGCGTCTCAAAGCCCCAGGCCACCAGGTCACCTGATTGTTTAAACTTTTTTGACTCACATCTTCAGTCAGGAATTGTAGCACACCCTCCATTTGAGTAGGTGTTGAGTGCATCACTTGCATTTTATCACatgaaataaatcatttttttgttgtggggacattaaaaaaaacaaggatcAGCCATAAGAAACAAGGGACAACAAAGCCTGCCTGACATTCACCCATTGTCTTTATCTTGGAAAGTAATCCTGTGTTATGGGCCTACCTATGGTTGCAGAGGTGAGAGAGACTGGCAGTTGGAAATGGCTTGTGgagattttttaaacatttgtcttTACTAGCAGCAGGTATAATAATTccatagtaataaaaaaaagtgataattgttTTAATTCTCATGTGAAATTGCAAAATTACTTCAGAAACACTGCAGAGTTTTAAATCCACCTTTTAGTATGAGGCTTAGCTCacttgaaataataataaattgaatttatatagcCTTTTTCACGAACTCAAAGTCGCTTTACAGGGCAGGTATAGAtaataaagacaaacaaaataaaacaaaacaagattcagGCACAGATGAAGAGGGGAGGGGCGTGGGGCTACGGATAGGAGGTGGCTCAGAGGTGTGGATCTCTTGGGGgagggagttccagagcctgGGAGCTGCCCTGGAGAAGGCTCTGTCCCCAGAACTGCGCAGGTTGGACTTTTGGATACAGAGGAGACTGGCTGAGGTGGATCTGAGGGACCGTGAGGGTTGGTAGGGGAAGAGGAGGTCAGTGAGGTATGAGGGGGCCAGATGGTGGAGGTGGAGGCTTTGTAGGTGAGGACCAGGATTTTGTAGGTGATCCGGTGGGAGataggaagccagtggagttgttttaggactggagtgatgtggTACCAGGATTTGGAGCGGGTGATGAGTCGGGCGGCTGAGTTCTGGACCAATTGGAGTCGGTTGATGTTGGTAGAGCTGATGCCGAGAAGtgagttgcagtagtccagTCGGGAGGAGATGAAGGCGTGAATGAGTCTTTCAGCAGCGGGGGGTGTGAGAGAGGGTCTGATTTGAAACTCACCGAGATGGTACCAAAAAAAGTGCAAGGTACTATCCACCACTTTTGCTAATGTAAAACCAAACACGGGTGAGTCGAATTGAGTAGAGCAGAGTcgtaccatgcagtggaaacataagactctacagccatgctagtggctctgtgaggctgtactgtGTCTATACAGTATGCAGTGCACAGTGCAAGCTACAGGCTAACGCCAGCACGCTAATGCTCACAATcacaatgttagcatgctgatattTAGCAGGCAATGTTGACCATGTTCACCAACTTTGTTTAGCATGTCGG
This window harbors:
- the ctdsp1 gene encoding uncharacterized protein ctdsp1 isoform X1; this encodes MYLENSEQGKVSGEGQLSTEAMLAKQCQVPKLTEAADLTSPSKGSAELGIQVLVEYTEQTVVGKEMDPSILCVEHCNMNREEMEPCTYCNGHSESFEQCSESDRFFESDQIADECETSGLSQLFDECAQHCECFKPCESSEHCANHSLASECSPCCEHCAEHLQLFQQCKPSDQQFESSDFEPDTLAVNRDDFGQCEMSDFIPECTDHLDFLQHYVPSDQQCECFEPDTSTEDSKQCEMTGFIPNVSDSVDILDCGTELFEYDECTDDDDDDEKSCQPEQEDEQTEAEPVDEESCTLSEDVNSSHFDTPVHVYFDDREDVHFASECCETHQVTEENSPHDTALNMSTDHCEMCETDYSETSQEYDQQCATSKQCFDKTSEFGIEEDCSSDCSSIETKSFKTCPDGSIPSDLCSDSSGESQKTAQEYSSDEHTHWESFEEDDEMEQSNINGSNEDQKITPTVDGVIEDYFDLFDRADYCGNTFAQKQRYISCFDGGDIHDRLHLEEVQAEAQKRAKNVYKFKEITKTIDVRETDTCLDAPEEACEDTYEEDASQRGDASTGSCESEEQAEDWIKESGSSLSGDDVEDEESEVYALYAENFEEDEDTALDGRVPEIYNEEEAEVYLSSGNKESMSAPCADDISVEGDAYEDEIFVAEKYESLCDNASAFGHLQTTVIVTEPEDKVFMACSEMEPYWSLVDHEENEEMCEPGVEEYYVYQIKSIQSSVKQALNGFIMEGRSYDQMINGDASRNEREDALLSLKAVRFEITEVIELSENFANCSVVEKTTNKQTSESEGDCGLGEKAREIKPTLGVIHSVVTQLTKNEGRTEENKASERTDSDEDEWSDEISSEPCECEYCIPPIEEVPAKPLLPRMKSNDAGKICVVIDLDETLVHSSFKPVNNADFIIPVEIDGTVHQVYVLKRPHVDEFLKRMGELFECVLFTASLSKYADPVSDLLDKWGAFRSRLFRESCVFHKGNYVKDLSRLGRDLNKVIIIDNSPASYVFHPDNAVPVASWFDDMSDTELLDLIPFFERLSKVDDIYEVLQQQRTSS